Genomic segment of Acaryochloris thomasi RCC1774:
CCGTCGCGTTGCGGAAGAACTCGTAGGAGACGGGCATAGATTCGTTGGTCGTATTCTCTGCACCGGCTGGTGCCGGTGCATCATTCGTTCGTTCTTCCTCGCTACATGCACCGAGGATCAGACTGGCTCCGAGTAATAGACTTAATATGGAGGCAAACTTCTGCTTACTGCTTTTCATACAAACTTTCTATCTTTATTGAATAGTTACGGCGCAGTCACCACTGTATAGACTGCATAGGTGATTACACCTCTCTCAAGCATTGTCGAGATCTTTGAACCGCTCACGTACCTCTTGATTGGTGCCTGAAATCGAAGCTGGCATTCTGGCTCGACAATGAAGGCAATACCAGTAGATGCCTTGAGGTCCAATATGACTCAACAACTGTTCAGAGCAGCAAAGGCACGCATACATGGAACCACCAGGACGTTGTGTATGGTCAACAGATCGTCATCAATGAATAGGAAAACTTAAGGTTTATCAACTCCATATTTCTTGCTCGGGTAGCTCATGGGCTAGAGATAGCTTACAGATGAGAAAAGGTAATTTCTTTTACATTTCTGCTGGGATTATCACAATGTTGCAACTTTCTTGCTCGCCACCCAATCATTACGAACTGTCTCTCTCATTTTTCTCAGTCAACTCTACGAACATCCTCAGCAAGTTCATGGAGCACTCATAGAAACGGATCATTTGCGTCTCAGGCAATCCTCGTAGATTGAAGTCATTGAGGTTAGAGAACTAAATCATGAACAGCAAAAAACATTTGATTAACACCGCTCTCGCTGGATTAGCCGTGGTAACCCTTGGTTTGACCACTGGCCGTGCTGCAGAAGCAAAGGCACTCGGCCACTCTATTGACGATCAACCTGAGACCCAACTCGTGGCTCTTAAGTTTAAAAAGTTCAAGAAGATTCATCATGCTCCCAAGAAGTTCAAGAAGGCCAAAAAGATCCATCACGGCCACGGTAAGTTTCATGGTCGTAAGAAGTTCGTTGGCCACAAAAAATTCGTTGGCCACAAAAAATTCCATGGCGGTCATCATTTTCGCTGATTCTCTGACGATGGTTAGGCGCTGGTGACCCCGCCAGGATGTTTTGGCCGCAACAGATTTAGAGGTGCTGGCATCATTAGAGTCTTGAGATGACTTCTACGATTTTCAAAACAAGATTTCATGTCTGATACTTATCAAGAACCAGAGGACTGATTATGACTTTACTTAAGTCTGCGCTCCCTGCTCAGTTTTGACCTTAGATTTCATCGTCATAAAAGCGATAGAAGAAGTATCCGTCTTGAAAAGGTTGCTCATCTGTAACATGATGAATCACGCCTCGGTCAATCAATATTTGCCCTAGCTTGATGGCCTCTTGAGTCGAGACTCCCTGAGTATGCATCAGCCAGTCAACGGCTTCACAACCCAAAAAACTTTTGGGATAGCTGCGGAGACGATATGTTCGATCTTTGATGTCAATTCCGTTTTGACTCCGCATCTGATTTGTAAGCTGCTCTATATCAAGACCTTGAAGAGGGACACGACGTTTGGCCATCGCGCCTACCCCAATATCTTCCGGTGTCGATTCGAAAGTTGATGAGCGAATCGTTCCTTGCCTACTGATTGCATTAGGGTAGTAAAGTTCGGTCGGTTGAGGCGTCTGCTGTTGAGTCCAGGTATCAACGAGCGCATTGAGCTGAGGTGACTGCACATGTAAATCGTGCTGATTGTAAGGAATACGGATTTTGTATTCTTGAAACCGCTTAACAATCAGATACTGCAGATCACTTTTCAATAAAAACTGATTTTTGGGCATCCGTGTAGATACGACCAAAAGAAGATTTAGCCCACTGTCACCTAGATCTGTAAAGAGAACAAGGGGTTGCGGATAGCCCAACACACCATCATGATGTTTGGCAATTCCTAGCAACACTTGGCGCACCTGATCAATATCGCTGCTGTAGGCTACCTTAACGGGGATAGTGACACGAACAACCCGCTGGCCATAATTCCAATTAATCAGGCGCTGACTGACCAGCTCAGAATTAGGAACAAACACAGACACTTGATCGAGTCTACGAATTTGAGTACTGCGCGTTCCGATATGTTCAATAGTGCCAAAGAGACCATCTAGGTCAATAAAGTCACCCACCTGGATAGGCCGCTCTATGAGCAGAACTATCCCACTGACAAAATTATTCACTAGACCCTGTAAGCCAAAGCCAATACCAACCCCTAGTACACTCGCAATAATGGCAAGCGAGCTAATATCAATACCCCAAGCTTGCAAGATACCCAGGCTTCCAATGCTAGTCAATCCATAGTGTGCGAGCGTGGCAATGGTCTCCTGTGGACCTTTCTCAATACCGGTAAAGCTTAATACTTGGGCCTTAAGGAAACGTACAATTGCGCCAACTAATAGCCACAGTCCAACAATAAGCCCTAATAAAAGGAGCATATCCGCCAGAGAGTAATTGTTCTCCCCTAGCTGAAATAGGGGAAACCAGAGGTTCTTTTCTAGGCTGTACCAGACTTGAAAGCGCCATCGGCGAACAAGGGGAAAGAGATCGGTCGTGTAGATAAGAGCCGTAACCCAAAGAATGCCTTTCAAGCCGAGGATGCCTAAAAATACTAGAGATTGACCCCGCCGAACTGAAGACTGTTGAGGATTTAGAGAAACATAGCGCAAGAGCAAGCGTTGCTTGAGGATGTTGACAACCATGTGAAGTGAGATCGTTGTCATCAAGGCTAAGGCTAACAGGCCGAATGCCTTGCGCTGGTATCCAGGGGTGCGTTCCTGCTGTGCTTTTTGGAGTGCTTTATTGAGCCAATCTTGCCAACGCTGCGCCTGCTCACGCGGCATTACTCCTGGGAGTAAATCGCGCTCAGTTACTGTTAGAAGATGCTGATCGTTGAGCCGTAGTGTCAGGAGATTATCTTGCCTAACAATCTGAACTCGGGGTGGTTCGGTGCTGGAATCATTGCTGAGACTATCCATTAGCGACTGATTGACGGGATCGGCGCGATCTTTGGCTGAAAAGCCAGAGATACTATGCACCTGAAACAGAACTCGCCCATCAATCACAATCGGTGATGGCGTGGTCTGCACTCTGTTGGGGCTTGTCGCGTCCTGAGATCGTACTGCTACGGGCGTACAGATCAGCCCGAGTATTGAGGCTGACAGTATTGCTAAGAGGCAAAACTTCAGTCGTTTTTTCTGGCCATTGAGCATATATCACCAACTCTCAATTACGCTTTGGGAATGACTCAAGCGTTCTTGCCGCCATGAGAATATTGCGGAATTTACCCATACATTGCTAGAAAGTTCTCAATCTAGCCGCTAGAGTCAGGCTCATGAGAGACTTTGTCGTCTGCCTGAATGCAGCGTTCGGCTGTGTTGGCGAAGGAGTGCACTTGAATCCAGTGCTCTAGTAGGCTCATTCCTCCATCATGATACTGATAGATTACCCTCTCATTTCTCTCAGTCAAGGCGACCGAAACTTGCTGAGAGTTTGTCATTCGCACATAGAAACGGCTCATTTGGGTCTCAGTGAACCTTCGTCGATTGAAGTCATCATCGGAGGCTTCAATAATGCGGCACACACAAGAATTGACTATCGCACCTAATGAAATACTTGAAAACACCTTGGCTGTTACCCTGCCACTGTTGAATCAGACTGGGGTGCAAGAGCTAATTTCATCCTATGGTGAGTTAGGTTCAGACCCAAGCTCAGACTACTTCACCACCCGCACGAAACATATCGCAGTGCTGTGCATCAATGGAGAGTGGTTTCAAATTCGAGCGCATTGCTTTGAGCTGAAATTCTAGCACCAGGGTTCCTTCAGTATGATCCAACAAGGGATTGCAAGAGTGGCTGCATCAAGCCAGAGCCATCTGAAAACGTACAAGTTTGCGCAATATCGTCCTATACAGGGTAAATAAATAATCCGTAACATAGCTGGGTACCTAGCAAATACCGCGCATTAAGAACTGCTATGCCAGATTTTACTCGCCGCCAAGTGATAACGACAGGTGCGATCGCAACCACAGGTTTCGCCAGTGCGATCGCTGCCAAAAGCGTTGCTGCAAACACACTCAACCCACCGGAACCGCAAAGTGAGTCAGCTAAATCTAGCGGTAGATTCTCTGAGAAAGTTGTTCTGATTACGGGAGCAACCTCTGGCATTGGTGCGACAACAGCTAAAGCGTTTGCAAAAGAAGGGGCAAAGGTTGCATTCAACGGACGTCGCGCGAACCTCGGACAACAGGTAGAAAAGGATATTCGCGCTCTTGGAGGAGAAGCCACTTATTTTCAGTCTGATGTGCGGGACCCTAAACAGGTAGAACAGTTTGTCAATGCCACTGTCGATAAATATGGCCGGTTGGATATCGCCTTCAACAATGCGGGTGTGTTTATGACGCCAGTAGAAATTCAAGAGATGGATCTCGATAACTATCGCAATATGATCGCCACCAATCTTGACGGTGTGTTCTATGCGATGCGATATGAGCTGCCTGTTATGATTCAGCAAAACAGCGGCATTATTATCAATATGGCATCAGTGGCTGGACATCGGGGTTTCGCTAACACGCCACATTACAACGCCAGCAAGCATGGCGTCATTGGTCTGACTAAAGCTGCTGCCAGCGCTAACGCAAAACGTAATATTCGCATCAATTCCATTTCTCCTTTAGCTGTTGATACCCCGATGCTGCAGCAGTCCTTCGAATATCAAGGATTGACATACGAGCAAATGGCTCCCAATTTTGTCACTCCCCGAATTATGAACACTGCGGAAATAGCGCAGGCTGTCATGTTCCTGGCTTTAGATGAAGCAACTTCTATTAATGGAATGGACTTAGACGTTACGGGTGGACAACTCGCATAAGTCTAAGAACTGGAGCACGAGCTGCAGCGTAGAAGAAGCATCTGAGAAAAACAAAAGTGGCTAGCATTCCAGCGGCAGAAGAACCGGCTGTGGACTCCAGATTTCAGCCAAAGTGAAATTTACACTAACAGAAGGCATCACCATGACCGAATTCACACGACGACAAATCGTGACGACAGGGGTTGTCGCAGCCACGGGCCTAACGGCTGCAATTGCTACCGGAGAATTAACTGCCGCTTCCCCCAAATCAACTGAGTCAAGCGCTTCCACTCTTGGCAATCGCTTCACCAACAAAGTCATTCTGATTACAGGAGCCACCTCCGGTATCGGCAAGGTCACCGCTAAGGCTTTTGCTCAAGAGGGCGGAAAAGTCTTTTTCTGCGGACGGCGAGCAAACTTGGGTCAACAGGTAGAATCCGAGATTCGTGACAGCGGCGGCGAGGCTACTTATCTCCAGGCAGATGTTCGTAATGCCGAGCAGGTTAAGGCTTTTGTCGAAGGCTGCGTTGCGAAATATGGTCGCCTGGATGTGGCCTTCAATAATGCAGGAATTGACTATCCCCCAGATGCGATCGCAGATACCGACATTGCAGCATTTGACGACCTAATGAACACCAACGCACGGGGCGTCTTTCTCGGCATGAAATATGAGATTCCCCACTTACTGAAAACAAAAGGGGCCATCATCAACAACGCCAGTATCGGTGGTCACCGTGCCTTCCCAAATATTGTGGGCTATGGCGCGAGTAAAGCCGCCGTGATTCATATGACTAAAATGGCGGCTCAAGAATACGGGAAGGATATTCGCGTCAATGTTATTGCCCCTGGTGGTGTGGATACACCCATGTGGGAGCGGGTACAAAAAGACTGGGGCGTAACAGAAGAACAGCTTGTTTCCAGCTACCCCATGAAGCGAGTGGCGCAGCCGGAAGAGATTGCTAAGGCCGTGATATGGCTGGCGTCAGGTGCAGCCTCCTACGTTTCAGGAATGCGCTTCGATATCGATGGCGGTGGCCTGGGCTAATCACAATTTAATTCATAGAACATCCAAGAACTAGGAATCAAATATGTCGATCAATCAATACTATACCCTTGGCCGTAGCGGTCTCCGCGTTAGTCGTTTGGCTTTGGGCACGATGACCTTTGGTACCGATTGGGGCTGGGGCGCAGATCGAGAAACCGCTAGTCAACTCTTCAATATGTACGTTGACGCTGGCGGAAATTTCGTGGATACGGCTGATTTATACACCAATGGCACCAGTGAAACTTGGGTGGGTGAGTTCATTAAAGAACGGAGCTTGCGCGATAAAGTTGCGATCGCAACCAAGTTCTCCTACAACGCCGACCCCGGCAACCCCAATGCAGGCGGCAACGGTCGCAAGAATATCCTCAGAGCTGTCGAGGGATCGCTGCAGCGCTTGGGGACAGACTACATCGATCTGTACATCCTCCACACCTGGGACAGTATTACGCCTGCTGAAGAAGTGATGCGAACGCTAGACGATCTCGTTAGATCTGGGAAAGTTCGCTATGTGGGTTTATCAGATGTTCCGGCTTGGTATGCGTCCCGCGCTCAGACTACTGCAGAACTGAGGGGCTATGAAACCCTCTCCACTTTGCAGCTCGAATACTCCCTCGTTGAACGCAATATTGAGAATGAATTTGTCCCCCTTGGCACTCAGCACGGCATGGGCATTATGGTCTGGAGTCCGTTAGCTAGCGGTCTATTGAGTGGGAAGTATAAGCCCAGCGAGCAGGGCGGCGAAGGGGAAGGACGCCTTGCCGATCTCGCCGGAGCCGATAACCCAGCCTTCAACAAATTTACCGATCGTAACTGGAAGATCGTGGCTGAACTAGAGGCTGTCGCTAAAGAACTCGATCGCAGTATGGCGCAGGTGGCGGTCAACTGGGCTGCGAATCAGCCAGGGATAGCGTCTGTG
This window contains:
- a CDS encoding mechanosensitive ion channel domain-containing protein → MQTTPSPIVIDGRVLFQVHSISGFSAKDRADPVNQSLMDSLSNDSSTEPPRVQIVRQDNLLTLRLNDQHLLTVTERDLLPGVMPREQAQRWQDWLNKALQKAQQERTPGYQRKAFGLLALALMTTISLHMVVNILKQRLLLRYVSLNPQQSSVRRGQSLVFLGILGLKGILWVTALIYTTDLFPLVRRWRFQVWYSLEKNLWFPLFQLGENNYSLADMLLLLGLIVGLWLLVGAIVRFLKAQVLSFTGIEKGPQETIATLAHYGLTSIGSLGILQAWGIDISSLAIIASVLGVGIGFGLQGLVNNFVSGIVLLIERPIQVGDFIDLDGLFGTIEHIGTRSTQIRRLDQVSVFVPNSELVSQRLINWNYGQRVVRVTIPVKVAYSSDIDQVRQVLLGIAKHHDGVLGYPQPLVLFTDLGDSGLNLLLVVSTRMPKNQFLLKSDLQYLIVKRFQEYKIRIPYNQHDLHVQSPQLNALVDTWTQQQTPQPTELYYPNAISRQGTIRSSTFESTPEDIGVGAMAKRRVPLQGLDIEQLTNQMRSQNGIDIKDRTYRLRSYPKSFLGCEAVDWLMHTQGVSTQEAIKLGQILIDRGVIHHVTDEQPFQDGYFFYRFYDDEI
- a CDS encoding SDR family NAD(P)-dependent oxidoreductase; translation: MTEFTRRQIVTTGVVAATGLTAAIATGELTAASPKSTESSASTLGNRFTNKVILITGATSGIGKVTAKAFAQEGGKVFFCGRRANLGQQVESEIRDSGGEATYLQADVRNAEQVKAFVEGCVAKYGRLDVAFNNAGIDYPPDAIADTDIAAFDDLMNTNARGVFLGMKYEIPHLLKTKGAIINNASIGGHRAFPNIVGYGASKAAVIHMTKMAAQEYGKDIRVNVIAPGGVDTPMWERVQKDWGVTEEQLVSSYPMKRVAQPEEIAKAVIWLASGAASYVSGMRFDIDGGGLG
- a CDS encoding aldo/keto reductase translates to MSINQYYTLGRSGLRVSRLALGTMTFGTDWGWGADRETASQLFNMYVDAGGNFVDTADLYTNGTSETWVGEFIKERSLRDKVAIATKFSYNADPGNPNAGGNGRKNILRAVEGSLQRLGTDYIDLYILHTWDSITPAEEVMRTLDDLVRSGKVRYVGLSDVPAWYASRAQTTAELRGYETLSTLQLEYSLVERNIENEFVPLGTQHGMGIMVWSPLASGLLSGKYKPSEQGGEGEGRLADLAGADNPAFNKFTDRNWKIVAELEAVAKELDRSMAQVAVNWAANQPGIASVLVGATKLHQLEDNLKALEFEIPKELCDRINKASAPDPSFPYTFFTPGMQAMLTGGAIVGDKPEGYYPTVKFDAKPAGVS
- a CDS encoding SDR family NAD(P)-dependent oxidoreductase produces the protein MPDFTRRQVITTGAIATTGFASAIAAKSVAANTLNPPEPQSESAKSSGRFSEKVVLITGATSGIGATTAKAFAKEGAKVAFNGRRANLGQQVEKDIRALGGEATYFQSDVRDPKQVEQFVNATVDKYGRLDIAFNNAGVFMTPVEIQEMDLDNYRNMIATNLDGVFYAMRYELPVMIQQNSGIIINMASVAGHRGFANTPHYNASKHGVIGLTKAAASANAKRNIRINSISPLAVDTPMLQQSFEYQGLTYEQMAPNFVTPRIMNTAEIAQAVMFLALDEATSINGMDLDVTGGQLA